A window of Theropithecus gelada isolate Dixy chromosome 8, Tgel_1.0, whole genome shotgun sequence genomic DNA:
ataatttcaacctttattttagattcagggagtgcatgtgcagatttgttacatgggtgtattgtGTGATattgaggtttggggtatgaataaCTGTGTCACTCAGGTAGGGTGTACCCAAAGGGTAGCTTTTCAGAcctttttccctctccctccgCTCCTGGTAGGACCCAATCTCTGTTGTccccatttttatgtccatgtgcaCTCATTGctgagctcccacttataactgagaatgtgtggtatttggctttctgttcctgagctaatttgcttagaataaagtcctccagctgcatccatgttgctgcacaggacacagttttgttctttttatggctgcatagtattccatgatatatatatatactacattttctttattcaatccactgttgatgaacacctagtttgattccatacatttgctattgggaataccgctgtgatgaacatacaaattTACGTCTTTTTACAAgactaatttattttcctttgggaatatacccagtaatgagattactgggtcaaatggtagttctgtattaagttttttgaaaagtagtttgaaaataaaatgctcaatAGGGTCCAGTATAGTAAAATAGTACACATGATTCAAACACCTGTGAACTAAGAGTAACAACAAATTTCCACACAAACATGTTACAAGATAGAACATAGCCGTATTTTAATCAATTATTCCACAatcatttactgaatacctattaTAAGCCAAGACTTGAATCAGATTCTGGAAGTACAACAACAGAGGGATGTTCAAGGGTGATTTATCACATATCACAAGACAGGTCAGTGGTTCATCCTCTACACTATACTAATCTCTCATGACTCTTCCAGCTGCAAAGGGCCAATTTTAGCCCAAGGCCAATGGGCTCTACATACATAATAGTTGACTAGTTACAGATAAAAGGAAAAGACGGAAAGTTCAGGGCTCAAAAAACTCAGATTTCAGCTTGTTTCTACCAAGTGCTCAACACTTAGAATTATCATTGTCTTTAAAAAAGCataacatttaattatttcacaatttacCTTATAGATAGAAATATGATGTTGCATGTATTTGGTCTTCACATCAATCCACTAATTGCTTTGTGACCACTGAAAAGTTAAATGGAATCTAATGCATTTGGATTTCAGTGTAACTCAATAGGTATTTACTGAATGTATATTAAAATCGCTGTACTGATTGAAAGCTATTCTAGAATTGGCTTTTGTGTTccagaatagaaaaaagaagtgCTGGTTTTTATACCTCTCTTATTGTCAAGAAGTTGTCATGGAAAAGGTGCTCTGTGTTACATACAAAGACTGCTCAGAATTAAAACACTTTTCAAACTAAACATCTCAATGTGGGTGGCCTATCCCCAGGGCAGTGATATCTTAGGACATAAAGGAAATACTATTAAATGTTTTCAACAAGTATAGTTTTTGAGCCTTTAAGAAGACCTTGAATGTTTCACCCCTAATATATGCAATGGTTTCTAGAGAAAAATTGCAACCTCAAAGACCAGTGCCAGAGCTATAAGAAGTGAGTGAAGTCACAGGGTGTAACAAGTActtgcacatatatatttgtgtgttaaACACATAGGAATATTGTTCCcttccacagaaaaaaaatatcttcTCTAACAATTTCCTTAAAGTATATGATCTTTTAGGTCTACATTTCAGTTCTACTTTTGAAAGATACACCTATTGTAACCTatcatattgtgtgtgtgtgtgtgtgtgtgtgtgtgtgtgtgtgtgtgtgtgtgtgtgtgtagaaataaaaagagagcagCCGAAagagattttcttctctttcactccGGGAAAATCCAGAGTATAagacattacattttttaaaaggctgatatCTCCCATCAGTGTTAGGAGATAATAAGGAATAAATAAACTGAAACGTGCATGCTGTAGAACTTGTAAAGGGGAGCGGGCTATTCACCTCCAGTCTTTTGTCATGTAGGTGCACCCAATATTCTCAGATTTTTCAAGAACACCAAAAAATCCAAATTTTTGTATGACAGcagatttttaagtgtttaagaaatcaaataacaacacacatacacacacacacaaaaatccacaCAAGATTATCCTCAGGCACTGCCCCCTACGTCCATGTAATTCAATACAAAGTAAGAAAGACTGATGAATGGTTACAATAACGCTCTTCTGCGTGCAGCCAGGGGCAAATTCAAGGAGATCTGTGAACGTCCAAATGGCTCCTGTCGGGACTTTTGCCTCAAAACAGAAATCCATGTTGGGAGATGTTTAAATAGCCGACCCTGCTGCCTGCCTCTGGGGCATCAACCAAGAATTGAGAGCACCACACCCAAAATGGACTGAAGCCTGTTGTTTTCTGGatgttttgtgttctttttctctctccctctccctgtctccctttccctctcttcctttttctcacaGGGATTTTTATTGAATCCTCaataaagaataaagcaaaacCAACAAGCACAAAAcctcttttaaaagtttatattaccggctgggcacggtgactcacacctgtaatcccagcactttgggaggccaaggtgggtggatcatgaggtcaggagatcaagaccattctggccaacatggtgaaaccctgtctcttctaaaaatacaaaaatttagccaggcatcgtggcgggctcctgtaatcccagctactcaggaggctgaagcaggagaatcgcttgaacccacaaggtggaggctgcagtgagccgtgatcacaatactgcactccagcctgggcgacagagcaagactctgtctcaaaaaaaaaaaaaaaaaagaaagaaataagtttaTATTACATGTTGTGACTTGATTACTGTTTGGTTTCCAGTATCCTTCTATCCGATCTAGATGAGCTCTTAGTTGAAAATGACCTACAGCAGGGTCGGGGAATTTTCACCATATCCATTGCTTTCGTCTAGCACTGCAACCCTTCATCCTGCGTCTGGGGAGAATACTTCCCTTTTTCACTGGGAAAATGCACTATCCTGTTCCATGCAACCTTGCAGGGGTTTGTCTCTCCCAGATAAAGGTGCAGCACATGGGAAACTTGCACAATCACGTATTCCCACATCAACCAGACTTCATCAGAAatctaaattacaaaaaaaagagtTGCACTCAGATTAAAGGCAATTTCTTCCACACCCTTTTCAAAGGCCAATTCCCTGGGTTTGTACATGTATGCCTGGCCGAGATTCAGGGAATTCCTTTAGTTCCCAACTTTCACTGGGCATAATCATTCAgcattttcttccatcttttaaaaCACCGCATTGACTTCCTATGGCTGCTATCACAAATTACAACAagtttagtggcttaaagcaacacagaTGTATTATCTGACAGTTCTATAGGTTGCAGGTTTCAGTTGGATCTCAATGGGCCaacatcaaggtgtcagcagggctgagCTTTCTTCTGGAAGCTCTGCAGTTTTCTTCCTGCACCTTTATCCCAACAATGGCAGGTTACTCCTGTGCACCATAGCTTCCTTCatccattttcaaagccagcaacggAGCATTGAGTCCTCACATTCCATCATTCTGAATTCATCTTCTCCTCACTCTTCCATTTTTTAGGACTCATGATcacattgggcccacctggataatctaagataatctccccattttaaagtcagctgattaACAGCCTTAATTTCACATGAAACCTCAATTCCCCTTTGCCTTACAAGGTGACACATTCACAGGACCCAGGAGTTAGAATGTGGATAGCTTTGGCAGGAGACAGATGGGACATTATTCCGCCTACCACAGCCACTGAGTGCTTTTCCCACCTGTCACCATTTTGCTCCATCTAGACACAATTTTAGTTGCTTTGTGTGAAGAGATTCTCATtcatagagttttcttttttgtgcaaAGCAGTGGAGGCCTCCCCTTGGTCACTGAAAGAGTATAGAATCaagatatttaaatgtatataagctggattttatttttcactatgcCTGATTTGACCAAGAAAGAATGTTAAGTTATGATACATGGGCTACTTGAAATCTCAAAAAGTTCAAAACATTGTGTTCAAAATCTCAGAGACTGATATATATTCCAACCAACGCAACCCTGTGGAACTGCCAAGTTTTCCTCAGTGCTACTCTTGAAATTACATCACCAACTGACCCTTTAATACATTTTTGCACAATATAACACATTTGTTGGAGTAAGTGCTTCCCTAGAAAAGAAGCAGTTTGGACACATATATTAAAGCCATGACAGAGAATATTATCCTCTCATTGctaagatggctgactagaggcacCAAGCACTATGTCCTCCACAAAGAAAGATCAAAACAGCAAGTAGATAATCATACCTTGAATGGGGCATAAAAGAGGGCACTAGAATTCAGCAGCACAGTGACAAGGAATCTCTGAGGTatggaaggaaaggagagtgAAGCAGCAGCCCAGCCAGAATCAGCTTAAAGCCAGGGCAAACTCTCCAGTGTGGTGAAAAGGTAAGAAAGAGAGCCCCAGTGGTCCATATTCCCAGCATGGACACTTGCAATCCTAGCCATGGGAGAGTCTCTCGGCCCTCGCAGGCCCTGAGACTACTCTAGGGAGCTGCCTGGAGTGCACGTGATGGGCATTGTCCCAGAGAAGGAGTTGGCACTGGATCATTGAAACCCGCCCCCAGACACAGGCAGCTGTGGCACAGTGCCATTTTGAGAGCCCAGCCCCCAACAGACTATATCATGCCCTGGGGCCCAACAGCCTCTGCATCTCCACATCTCTGGACCCCCAGTAACATTCCTTCATGTCCATCCAGAGGCCTGCAGATTCACAACACCAGCTGAACTCACCAGTGTAGCCTGGTCCCCATCACTCTAGCCTACACAGTGTCCTATACTCCAGGGAACTGGCAGTGCAATTCACTAGCGAGGCTGCCACCAGAACAAAGGGAGCTGAAGCAGGCACTCTTCACGAGTGGAGAGTCACCTTCCCGGGGCCACTGACACTGACAGCAATCCTGACCCCCAGGAGCAGGGCCACTGCACACCTGCAAGCATCCTCAGGGGACCTGGGGACTCGCCTGCCTGGGCACTATTCCACGGCCAGAGCACAGGCCCATCCCACCCATTGTTGTCACTACCACTATCCAAGCTCATTGTCCAGGGGCCTGGGGATCAACCCACACTGCTCTCTGTCATTGGCACCTGTGCATGCCTTCTTGTGACCTGAGTATGAGCCCACCCAGCCTGGTGGTGCCTGTGCACACTGTCTGAGACCCTGGGGATTAATCCACCATGCCTATCACCATCAAGTACCTGTGTGTCTCCTGAGAGCCAAAGGATAGGACTTCCCAGCTTGCCATCACCGCTGCCACCAGCACCCACATAGTTGCACCAGGTGAAAGCCTAGGGACTACTCTGTCCATCATGTTGTCACATCTGTTGGTGTCTGCACATGCCATCTGGGTCACAAGAGTTGACCTGCTATGACTACTGCAATTGCTGTGGCTACACATGCCACCCAGGGTCTTGAGAGCATGCCTGTCTACCTAGCCCACCACTGTCACTGCTGGCACCTGAGAAAGCCACCtgactcatgtctataatcctagtactttgggaagctgaggcgggcagatcacctgaagtcaggagttcgagatcagcctgaccaacacggagaaaccccatctctactaaaaaaaaaaatacaaaatacaaaatacaaaattagccgggcgtggaggcacatgcctataatcccagctactcttgaggctgaggcaggagaattgcttgaacccgggaggcggaggttgccgtgagccaagatcacgccattgcactccagcctgggcaacaagagcaaaactcc
This region includes:
- the DEFB108B gene encoding beta-defensin 108B, which produces MRIPVFLFTIFFFMSQVLPARGKFKEICERPNGSCRDFCLKTEIHVGRCLNSRPCCLPLGHQPRIESTTPKMD